From the genome of Azospira restricta, one region includes:
- a CDS encoding TIGR02391 family protein, with protein sequence MAGKRPVAASPCPANLTPAQMSQALPRLEKRLNELEAFTVSGTKDEVSASAKALQQKYDDTLIETFGNNTIEYHRFQLTSFYESSAVVMMAGFGATRRSPAEEVEPYKKGVARGVRNLRTIIELFQEKLGESADPLANPTRALESLELHPQIADASVELFRGGHYANAIEDACKVLDLLVKMKSKRSDPSGTELMQLVFSPKAPLLKFNDQLNESEKSEQQGMMFLYSGAMLAFRNPRAHGILSDDPVVALEIIGFVNFLAKALDRAKRP encoded by the coding sequence ATGGCCGGCAAGAGACCTGTAGCAGCATCACCTTGTCCCGCAAACTTGACACCAGCGCAGATGAGTCAGGCGCTTCCCCGCTTGGAGAAGCGATTGAATGAACTCGAGGCCTTCACGGTGAGCGGCACGAAGGACGAGGTGAGCGCTAGTGCGAAAGCGCTCCAGCAGAAGTACGACGACACCCTAATCGAGACCTTTGGGAACAACACCATCGAATATCACCGCTTCCAGCTAACGAGCTTCTATGAAAGCTCTGCTGTCGTCATGATGGCGGGGTTCGGCGCGACTCGTCGCAGCCCCGCGGAAGAGGTTGAACCGTACAAGAAGGGAGTTGCAAGGGGCGTCAGGAATCTGCGCACGATCATCGAGCTGTTCCAGGAGAAGCTTGGCGAATCCGCCGATCCGTTGGCAAACCCCACCCGAGCACTTGAGAGTCTCGAACTGCATCCACAGATCGCGGATGCAAGCGTCGAACTGTTCAGAGGTGGTCACTATGCAAATGCCATCGAGGATGCCTGCAAAGTGCTCGACCTGCTAGTGAAGATGAAGAGCAAACGATCGGACCCCTCGGGGACGGAGCTGATGCAGCTTGTGTTTAGCCCCAAGGCGCCCCTACTGAAGTTCAACGACCAACTGAACGAAAGCGAGAAGAGCGAACAGCAAGGCATGATGTTTTTATACTCTGGTGCGATGCTGGCCTTCAGAAATCCGCGTGCACACGGAATTCTGAGTGATGACCCAGTAGTCGCACTTGAGATCATTGGGTTCGTGAATTTCCTTGCAAAAGCTCTTGATCGCGCAAAGCGCCCCTAA
- the purL gene encoding phosphoribosylformylglycinamidine synthase, whose protein sequence is MAQIFFLRGAPAFSAFRLQRLQQTLVAAVPGVTGVSADYWHFVAVRDQLADDAREGLAALLEARPDEGDAAGTLFLVTPRVGTISPWSSKATDIAWNCGFDGVERIERGIAFHVAGKAFSDDEQRRLAGLLHDRMTESVMADFEETGALFRHFEPKPLSSVDALAGGRAALVEANGRLGLALSEDEIDYLLDIFTKASRNPTDVELMMFAQANSEHCRHKIFNASWVIDGEQKAETLFGMIRETHQAHPDGTVVAYSDNASVIEGATIPRFYPDAHGRYGYREELTHILMKVETHNHPTAISPFPGASTGSGGEIRDEGATGRGSKPKAGLCGFTVSNLNLPEAPQPWEKSIGKPSRIASALDIMIEGPIGAAAFNNEFGRPNLTGYFRTYEQQVGDEVKGYHKPIMIAGGLGSIQAGQAFKAPSFPAGTLLIQLGGPGMLIGLGGGAASSMTTGTNTEDLDFASVQRGNPEIQRRAQEVIDRCWQLGVPKNDAAQPGDGNPILSIHDVGAGGISNALPELAHGAGVGARFELREVKIEEPGMSPAEIWCNEAQERYVLAIPPSRLEEFALLCERERCPFAVVGQTTAEHRLVVADRHFGNKPVDMDMDALLGKPPRMTREVVHLPPVTVPLDVGALELKDAAYRVLRLPAVADKTFLISIGDRTVGGLTARDQMVGPWQVPVADVAVTLMGYQGYVGEAFAMGERTPLAVLDAPASGRMAVGESITNIAAANIAKLGDVKLSANWMAAAGTPGEDACLFDTVRAVSDLCQTLGVSIPVGKDSLSMRTAWEDDGAKKQVVSPLSLIVTAFARVADARRTLTPLLALDQGETDLLLIDLGAGRNRLGGSALAQVYNATGSDAPDVDEPQRLAAFFGAIQQLAAENLLLAYHDRGDGGLFATVAEMAFASRCGVSLDLDGLCYDPLLHDVDGNEKKPELLGGRSFELLVRALFNEELGAVVQIRRRDREAVMGVLRAAGLGACATFVGYPNPWDEVRVIRNAKAVLREKRVELQRAWSETSYRMQSLRDNPECAQQEYDRILDANDKGLSASLAYDPADDIAAPFINSGARPQVAILREQGVNGQVEMAAAFDRAGFAVVDVHMSDILAGRVFLKDFKGAVACGGFSYGDVLGAGQGWARTILFNGRARDEFSAFFGRPDTFALGVCNGCQMMSALKTLVPGAEHWPRFVRNRVEQFEARFTMVEVPESPSIFFAGMGGSRMPVVVSHGEGRADFSQTGDLGKVLTAMRYLDNAGNPTEVYPYNPNGSPNGVTGVTTADGRFTIMMPHPERTFRTVQMSWHPAGWGEDSPWLRMFRNARKWVG, encoded by the coding sequence ATGGCCCAGATCTTCTTCCTCCGCGGTGCCCCCGCCTTTTCCGCTTTCCGCCTGCAGCGCCTCCAGCAAACGCTGGTCGCGGCGGTGCCCGGCGTCACCGGCGTCAGCGCGGACTACTGGCATTTCGTCGCCGTCCGCGACCAGCTCGCCGACGACGCCCGCGAGGGGCTCGCCGCGCTGCTCGAGGCGCGACCCGACGAGGGCGACGCCGCCGGCACGCTGTTCCTGGTCACGCCGCGCGTCGGCACCATCTCGCCGTGGTCGTCGAAGGCCACCGACATCGCGTGGAACTGCGGCTTCGACGGCGTCGAGCGGATCGAGCGCGGCATCGCCTTCCACGTCGCCGGCAAGGCCTTCAGCGACGACGAGCAGCGCCGCCTCGCCGGCCTGCTGCACGACCGCATGACCGAGTCGGTGATGGCCGACTTCGAGGAGACCGGCGCGCTCTTCCGCCACTTCGAGCCGAAGCCGCTGTCCTCGGTCGACGCGCTCGCCGGCGGCCGCGCCGCGCTGGTCGAGGCCAACGGCCGGCTCGGCCTGGCGCTCTCGGAGGACGAGATCGACTACCTGCTCGACATCTTCACCAAGGCCAGCCGCAACCCGACCGACGTCGAGCTGATGATGTTCGCGCAGGCCAACTCCGAGCACTGCCGGCACAAGATCTTCAACGCCTCGTGGGTGATCGACGGCGAGCAGAAGGCGGAGACGCTGTTCGGCATGATCCGCGAGACGCACCAGGCGCATCCGGACGGCACCGTCGTCGCCTATTCCGACAACGCCTCGGTGATCGAGGGGGCGACGATCCCGCGCTTCTACCCGGACGCGCACGGCCGCTACGGCTACCGCGAGGAGCTGACGCACATCCTGATGAAGGTCGAGACGCACAACCACCCGACCGCGATCTCGCCCTTCCCCGGCGCCTCGACCGGCTCCGGCGGCGAGATCCGCGACGAGGGCGCCACCGGCCGCGGCTCGAAGCCGAAGGCCGGCCTGTGCGGCTTCACCGTCTCCAACCTGAACCTCCCCGAGGCGCCGCAGCCGTGGGAAAAGAGCATCGGCAAGCCGAGCCGCATCGCCAGCGCGCTCGACATCATGATCGAAGGCCCGATCGGCGCCGCCGCGTTCAACAACGAATTCGGCCGGCCGAACCTGACCGGCTACTTCCGCACCTACGAGCAGCAGGTCGGCGATGAAGTGAAGGGTTACCACAAGCCGATCATGATCGCCGGCGGCCTCGGCAGCATCCAGGCCGGGCAGGCGTTCAAGGCGCCGAGCTTCCCGGCCGGCACGCTGCTGATCCAGTTGGGCGGCCCGGGCATGCTGATCGGTCTGGGCGGCGGCGCCGCCTCGTCGATGACCACCGGCACCAACACCGAGGACCTCGACTTCGCCTCGGTGCAGCGCGGCAACCCGGAAATCCAGCGCCGCGCACAGGAAGTGATCGACCGCTGCTGGCAGCTCGGCGTGCCGAAGAACGACGCGGCGCAGCCCGGCGACGGCAACCCGATCCTGTCGATCCACGACGTCGGCGCCGGCGGCATCTCCAACGCGCTGCCGGAGCTGGCGCACGGCGCCGGCGTCGGCGCCCGCTTCGAGCTGCGCGAGGTGAAGATCGAGGAGCCGGGCATGTCGCCGGCCGAGATCTGGTGCAACGAGGCGCAGGAGCGCTACGTGCTGGCCATCCCGCCGTCGCGGCTGGAAGAGTTCGCGCTGCTCTGCGAGCGCGAGCGCTGCCCGTTCGCGGTCGTCGGCCAGACCACCGCCGAACACCGGCTGGTCGTCGCCGACCGCCACTTCGGCAACAAGCCGGTCGACATGGACATGGATGCGCTGCTCGGCAAGCCGCCGCGGATGACGCGCGAGGTCGTGCACCTGCCGCCGGTGACGGTGCCGCTCGACGTCGGCGCGCTCGAACTGAAGGACGCCGCCTACCGCGTGCTGCGCCTACCGGCGGTGGCCGACAAGACCTTCCTCATTTCCATTGGCGACCGTACCGTCGGCGGCCTGACCGCGCGCGACCAGATGGTCGGCCCGTGGCAGGTGCCGGTGGCCGACGTCGCGGTGACGCTGATGGGCTACCAGGGCTACGTCGGCGAGGCCTTCGCCATGGGCGAGCGCACGCCGCTGGCCGTGCTCGACGCGCCGGCCTCGGGCCGCATGGCGGTCGGCGAGTCGATCACCAACATCGCCGCGGCGAACATCGCGAAGCTCGGCGACGTCAAGCTCTCCGCCAACTGGATGGCCGCCGCCGGCACGCCGGGCGAGGACGCCTGCCTGTTCGACACTGTGCGCGCGGTCTCCGACCTGTGCCAGACGCTCGGCGTGTCGATCCCGGTCGGCAAGGATTCGCTGTCGATGCGCACCGCGTGGGAAGACGACGGCGCGAAGAAGCAGGTGGTGTCGCCGCTCTCCCTGATCGTCACCGCGTTCGCCCGCGTCGCCGACGCGCGCCGCACGCTGACGCCGCTGCTCGCGCTCGACCAGGGCGAGACCGACCTGCTGCTGATCGACCTCGGCGCCGGCAGGAACCGCCTCGGCGGCTCGGCGCTGGCGCAGGTCTATAACGCCACCGGCTCGGATGCGCCGGACGTCGACGAGCCGCAGCGGCTGGCCGCCTTCTTCGGCGCGATCCAGCAGCTCGCCGCCGAGAACCTGCTGCTCGCCTACCACGACCGCGGCGACGGCGGCCTCTTCGCGACCGTCGCCGAGATGGCCTTCGCCTCGCGCTGCGGCGTCTCGCTCGACCTCGACGGGCTCTGCTACGACCCGCTGCTGCACGACGTCGACGGCAACGAGAAGAAGCCCGAGCTGCTCGGCGGGCGCTCGTTCGAGCTGCTGGTGCGTGCGCTGTTCAACGAGGAACTCGGCGCCGTCGTCCAGATCCGCCGCCGCGACCGCGAGGCGGTGATGGGCGTGCTGCGCGCCGCCGGCCTCGGCGCCTGCGCCACCTTCGTCGGCTACCCGAACCCGTGGGACGAAGTGCGCGTGATCCGCAACGCCAAGGCGGTGCTGCGCGAGAAGCGCGTCGAGCTGCAGCGCGCGTGGTCGGAGACCAGCTACCGCATGCAGTCCCTGCGCGACAACCCGGAATGCGCGCAGCAGGAATACGACCGCATCCTCGACGCCAACGACAAGGGCCTCTCGGCCAGCCTCGCCTACGACCCGGCCGACGACATCGCGGCGCCGTTCATCAACAGCGGCGCCCGGCCGCAGGTCGCCATCCTGCGCGAGCAGGGCGTCAACGGCCAGGTCGAGATGGCCGCCGCCTTCGACCGCGCCGGCTTCGCCGTGGTCGACGTGCACATGAGCGACATCCTCGCCGGTCGCGTCTTCCTGAAGGACTTCAAGGGGGCGGTGGCCTGCGGCGGCTTCTCCTACGGCGACGTGCTCGGCGCCGGCCAGGGCTGGGCGCGCACGATCCTCTTCAACGGCCGCGCCCGCGACGAGTTCTCGGCCTTCTTCGGCCGCCCCGACACCTTCGCGCTGGGCGTCTGCAACGGTTGCCAGATGATGAGCGCGCTGAAAACGCTGGTGCCGGGCGCCGAACACTGGCCGCGCTTCGTCAGGAACCGCGTCGAGCAGTTCGAGGCGCGCTTCACGATGGTCGAGGTGCCCGAATCGCCGTCGATCTTCTTCGCCGGCATGGGCGGCAGCCGCATGCCGGTGGTCGTCTCGCACGGCGAGGGCCGCGCCGACTTCTCGCAGACCGGCGACCTCGGCAAGGTGCTTACCGCGATGCGCTACCTCGACAACGCCGGCAACCCGACCGAGGTCTACCCGTACAACCCGAACGGCTCGCCGAACGGCGTCACCGGCGTGACCACGGCCGACGGCCGCTTCACGATCATGATGCCGCACCCCGAGCGCACCTTCCGCACGGTGCAGATGTCCTGGCACCCGGCGGGCTGGGGCGAGGATTCGCCGTGGCTGCGCATGTTCCGCAACGCGCGCAAGTGGGTCGGCTGA
- a CDS encoding alpha/beta fold hydrolase → MDPRTATPVPISFVAADGYPLQGFCWRHAAADVARPVVVINAATSVRCRYYARFAAFLHEHGFDVVTYDYRGIGESRPASLKGFAAGWIDWGRLDFEAALQYALANFPGQPLQVAAHSVGGFLVGLAPSSHRIARVFTMGAQYAYWRDYARHKRIGMFLRWHVFMPALTALLGYFPGARLGWLEDTPRGVVRDWTARHPRFEENWRGGDVRLGEAERRELVERFAALRADTLAVSLSDDEFGTVAAIQRLLAYFRNSPRTHLHLTPEAVGEAQVGHFAFFHSRFEPSLWRIPLEWLQHGRLPAAPVGEVVTLEAAAVEGATPVLAGV, encoded by the coding sequence ATGGACCCGCGCACCGCAACTCCCGTCCCGATCAGCTTCGTCGCCGCCGACGGCTACCCGCTCCAGGGCTTCTGCTGGCGGCACGCGGCGGCCGACGTCGCGCGCCCGGTGGTCGTCATCAACGCCGCGACCTCGGTGCGCTGCCGCTACTACGCGCGCTTCGCCGCCTTCCTGCACGAGCACGGCTTCGACGTCGTCACCTACGACTACCGTGGCATCGGCGAATCGCGGCCGGCCAGCCTGAAGGGCTTCGCCGCTGGCTGGATCGACTGGGGCCGGCTCGATTTCGAGGCGGCGCTGCAGTACGCGCTGGCGAACTTCCCCGGCCAGCCGCTCCAGGTCGCGGCGCACAGCGTCGGCGGCTTCCTGGTCGGGCTGGCGCCGTCCAGCCACCGCATCGCGCGGGTGTTCACGATGGGCGCGCAATATGCGTACTGGCGCGACTACGCGCGCCACAAGCGGATCGGCATGTTCCTCAGGTGGCACGTCTTCATGCCGGCGCTGACCGCGCTGCTCGGCTACTTCCCCGGCGCCCGGCTGGGCTGGCTGGAAGACACGCCGCGCGGCGTCGTCCGCGACTGGACCGCCCGCCATCCCCGTTTCGAGGAGAACTGGCGCGGCGGCGACGTCCGCCTCGGCGAGGCCGAGCGCCGCGAGCTGGTCGAACGCTTCGCCGCGCTGCGCGCCGACACCCTCGCCGTCAGCCTCAGCGACGACGAGTTCGGCACCGTCGCCGCGATCCAGCGCCTGCTCGCCTACTTCCGCAACAGCCCGCGCACCCACCTGCACCTGACCCCGGAGGCCGTCGGCGAGGCGCAGGTCGGGCACTTCGCGTTCTTCCACAGCCGCTTCGAGCCCAGCCTGTGGCGGATTCCGCTGGAGTGGCTGCAGCACGGGCGGCTGCCGGCGGCGCCGGTGGGGGAGGTAGTCACGTTGGAAGCGGCGGCGGTGGAGGGGGCGACGCCGGTACTGGCGGGGGTGTGA
- a CDS encoding sensor domain-containing diguanylate cyclase, which translates to MSAQQPYGDNAAPADPRAVRFVVLMTVVFLAFLWSFVSYWAISSRQETVAHTEQVLRRLDSAVEEQTRRLFKMVEIFLGVAGQWIADNPQADPRRDPRFLRLIENFRERTGNAIEIQLAAEDGTLTALGSSVPPVVEALADKDFFRAAIGGDERHFHIGAPQATGPNGLWQIPVAHRLQPRSRDSAALVAAIRLSALLALYEEARMRPNGAIVLLRRDGILLARAPHDERLIGKSVAGGPLYREFLPRGERGFARIGRTAIDGMDRFVSYSVLGDLPLVMAVSAATDDVMESWRRQMLIIVLLASGVSVASLLAARRLARVLNELSARNAELQHLATTDLMTGVHNRHHFLSLLYHEFARGRRHWVPLSLMVLDLDFFKQINDGYGHAAGDEALRAFARAAKGCLREMDAVGRLGGEEFAILLPNTQVAHAEAVAERIRAAVARIAIETEQGTVRFTTSIGVTQTIAEDESVDAVLARADAALYNAKAAGRNRVMARLAGELHSRF; encoded by the coding sequence ATGTCAGCACAGCAGCCCTACGGCGACAACGCCGCCCCCGCCGATCCGCGGGCGGTGCGCTTCGTCGTGCTGATGACCGTCGTCTTCCTCGCCTTCCTGTGGTCCTTCGTTTCCTACTGGGCGATCAGTTCGCGCCAGGAGACGGTCGCCCATACCGAGCAGGTGCTGCGCCGGCTGGATTCCGCAGTCGAGGAGCAGACCCGCCGGCTGTTCAAGATGGTCGAGATATTCCTCGGCGTCGCCGGGCAGTGGATCGCCGACAACCCGCAGGCCGACCCGCGGCGCGATCCGCGTTTCCTGCGCCTGATCGAGAACTTCCGCGAACGCACCGGCAACGCGATCGAGATCCAGCTGGCGGCGGAGGACGGCACTCTCACCGCACTCGGTTCGTCGGTGCCGCCGGTGGTCGAGGCGCTGGCCGACAAGGACTTCTTCCGCGCCGCGATCGGCGGCGACGAGCGGCATTTCCACATCGGCGCGCCGCAGGCCACCGGGCCGAACGGCCTGTGGCAGATTCCGGTCGCGCATCGGCTGCAGCCGCGCAGCAGGGATAGCGCCGCGCTGGTCGCCGCGATCCGCCTGAGTGCGCTGCTCGCGCTCTACGAGGAGGCGCGGATGCGGCCGAACGGCGCGATCGTGCTGCTGCGCCGCGACGGCATCCTGCTCGCGCGCGCGCCGCACGACGAGCGGCTGATCGGCAAGTCGGTCGCCGGCGGCCCGCTCTACCGCGAGTTCCTGCCGCGCGGCGAGCGCGGTTTCGCCCGCATCGGCCGCACCGCGATCGACGGCATGGACAGGTTCGTCAGCTACTCGGTCCTCGGCGACCTGCCGCTGGTGATGGCGGTGTCGGCGGCGACCGACGACGTCATGGAATCCTGGCGGCGGCAGATGCTGATCATCGTGCTGCTGGCGTCCGGCGTCAGCGTCGCCTCGCTGCTCGCCGCCCGCCGCCTGGCGCGCGTGCTCAACGAGCTGTCGGCGCGCAACGCCGAGCTGCAGCACCTGGCGACCACCGACCTGATGACCGGCGTGCACAACCGCCACCATTTCCTGTCGCTGCTCTACCACGAGTTCGCGCGCGGCCGCCGGCACTGGGTGCCGCTGTCGCTGATGGTGCTCGACCTCGACTTCTTCAAGCAGATCAACGACGGCTACGGCCACGCCGCCGGCGACGAGGCGCTGCGCGCCTTCGCCAGGGCGGCGAAGGGCTGCCTGCGCGAGATGGACGCGGTCGGCCGCCTCGGCGGCGAGGAATTCGCGATCCTGCTGCCGAACACCCAGGTGGCGCACGCCGAGGCCGTCGCCGAGCGCATCCGCGCCGCGGTCGCGCGCATCGCGATCGAGACCGAGCAGGGCACGGTGCGCTTCACCACCAGCATCGGCGTCACCCAGACCATCGCCGAGGACGAATCGGTCGACGCCGTGCTCGCGCGCGCCGACGCGGCGCTGTACAACGCCAAGGCCGCGGGGCGCAACCGCGTGATGGCGCGCCTCGCCGGCGAACTCCACTCCCGTTTCTGA